From a single Brettanomyces bruxellensis chromosome 7, complete sequence genomic region:
- a CDS encoding uncharacterized protein (BUSCO:EOG09264Z3D): MTDFLLIVVVAIVVFLLLKNLFFSKVSTVDVVKEIDTAGKTKEEYDEPTVIQDYTPKMLSNYNGFDLEKIFMAVNGKVYDVSSGRRFYGPSGPYSNFAGHDASRGLAKNSFELEVIPTWDQPIDDLSDLTENEWSTLRNWENMFKGKYPVVGNLVSEADYSKSKNQAHVMD, translated from the coding sequence ATGACAGACTTCCTATTAATAGTTGTCGTTGCTATTGTGgtctttctccttttgaagaatcttttcttttcgaaGGTCTCTACTGTCGATGTGGTCAAAGAAATAGACACAGCAGGAAAAACGAAGGAAGAGTATGATGAACCAACAGTGATCCAAGACTACACTCCAAAGATGCTTTCAAATTATAACGGATTTGATCTCGAGAAGATTTTTATGGCTGTGAACGGCAAAGTTTATGACGTGAGTTCTGGAAGGCGGTTTTATGGACCATCTGGCCCTTACTCGAACTTTGCTGGTCATGATGCTTCTAGAGGATTGGCCAAAAACTCTTTTGAATTAGAAGTTATTCCAACTTGGGATCAGCCAATAGATGATCTTTCGGATCTTACTGAAAATGAATGGTCGACTCTGCGCAATTGGGAGAATATGTTCAAAGGAAAGTATCCAGTCGTTGGAAATTTGGTGAGTGAAGCAGACTATTCCAAAAGTAAGAATCAGGCACATGTGATGGATTGA